From a single Streptomyces sp. NBC_01264 genomic region:
- a CDS encoding MMPL family transporter, with protein sequence MLSKTLLRLGTSAARRPWRVIAAWLIAATLAVLAAIAFGGRTADSMTAPGLDSQRAAELIERAGTGQEGMTAQVVVTPLDGGATFFDHGGARTALTRLQSEVERLPHVLGTSDPAGALDARGDTAVRGGLVSADGRIAVVRVQYPDQSRLSAKDLDALVALGDRLRAELPLRIEMGGNLFYAFSDPDGGASELIGLLAAAAILFLAFGSLVAAALPIGMAVFGLTIGVATMTVLAGVTDVPTFAPVLGSMVGLGVGIDYALFVLARHREYLARGLDPHEAAGRAVATAGRPVVFAGGVVVVSILGLAVANVPFMTVGGLAVSIVVLTMVVASVTLLPAFLGAAGPRLARAGRIGRALRTWKPGRRARRRAPVAGAAPATGWRRWIGHVRRHPVLYAIGAAGLLLTATLPVLGLRVGLPDDGSQPHSRTERRAYDLVAKGFGPGTNGPLVIAADPAGDPGVLGRLVGAVAADPGIASVAPTHIDRATGIATLVVFPTTSPQDKATADTIARLRTGVLPTAIGQGPARAHVGGATASLSDVGRRTSQRLPVLVAAVLAMSFLLLMLVFRSVVVPLKAVLLNLLSIGAGYGVMVAVFQWGWGGALIGLEATVPIVSFIPMFLFAILFGLSMDYEVFLLSRVREEYLRTGDNATAIVEGISGTARIITSAALIMVAVFLSFAVAEDPSTKMFGLGLATAIFIDATVVRMVLVPATMTLLGRTNWWLPRWLDRMLPRGPVGTDAEADAASTG encoded by the coding sequence ATGCTCTCGAAAACCCTGTTGCGCCTGGGCACAAGCGCCGCCCGCCGTCCCTGGCGGGTGATCGCGGCATGGCTGATCGCCGCCACGCTCGCCGTCCTCGCCGCGATCGCCTTCGGCGGGCGGACCGCGGACTCGATGACCGCTCCGGGGCTGGACTCCCAACGGGCCGCGGAACTGATCGAGCGGGCCGGCACCGGCCAGGAGGGGATGACCGCCCAAGTGGTCGTCACCCCCCTCGACGGCGGTGCGACGTTCTTCGACCACGGCGGCGCGCGCACCGCTCTCACGCGGCTGCAGTCCGAGGTCGAGCGGCTGCCGCACGTGCTCGGTACGAGCGACCCGGCGGGGGCACTCGACGCACGCGGGGACACCGCCGTGCGCGGCGGACTCGTCTCGGCCGACGGGCGGATCGCGGTCGTCCGCGTGCAGTATCCCGACCAGAGCCGGCTGTCGGCCAAGGACCTCGACGCCCTCGTCGCTCTCGGCGACCGGTTGCGCGCCGAGCTGCCCCTGCGCATCGAGATGGGCGGCAACCTCTTCTACGCCTTCTCCGACCCCGACGGCGGCGCGAGCGAGCTGATCGGCCTCCTCGCCGCGGCCGCGATCCTGTTCCTGGCGTTCGGTTCGCTCGTCGCCGCCGCGCTGCCGATCGGCATGGCGGTCTTCGGTCTGACCATCGGGGTCGCCACGATGACGGTACTGGCGGGGGTGACGGACGTCCCGACCTTCGCCCCCGTCCTGGGCAGCATGGTCGGGCTCGGAGTGGGCATCGACTACGCGCTGTTCGTGCTCGCCAGGCACCGGGAGTACCTCGCGCGCGGGCTCGATCCCCACGAGGCGGCGGGGCGAGCGGTGGCCACGGCGGGGAGGCCCGTGGTCTTCGCCGGCGGAGTCGTCGTCGTATCGATCCTCGGTCTGGCGGTCGCGAACGTGCCGTTCATGACGGTGGGCGGGCTCGCCGTCTCGATCGTCGTTCTGACCATGGTGGTCGCGTCGGTGACGCTTCTGCCGGCCTTCCTCGGCGCCGCCGGCCCACGCCTGGCCCGGGCCGGCCGGATCGGCCGGGCTCTGCGGACCTGGAAGCCGGGCCGACGCGCACGGCGGCGGGCCCCGGTGGCGGGCGCCGCTCCCGCCACCGGTTGGCGGCGCTGGATCGGCCACGTCAGGCGGCACCCGGTGCTGTACGCGATCGGTGCGGCGGGGCTGCTGCTGACCGCGACGCTGCCCGTGCTCGGCCTGCGCGTCGGCCTGCCCGACGACGGCTCACAACCCCACAGCCGCACTGAGCGTCGCGCCTACGACCTCGTCGCCAAGGGGTTCGGCCCGGGCACCAACGGTCCCCTCGTCATCGCCGCGGACCCCGCCGGTGATCCGGGAGTGCTGGGCCGGCTCGTCGGGGCGGTCGCGGCGGATCCGGGCATCGCCTCCGTCGCGCCGACGCACATCGATCGGGCCACTGGCATCGCGACCCTCGTGGTGTTCCCGACCACCAGCCCTCAGGACAAGGCCACGGCCGACACCATCGCCCGGCTGCGCACCGGCGTGTTGCCCACGGCCATCGGGCAGGGCCCGGCCAGGGCCCACGTCGGCGGCGCCACCGCGAGCCTGTCCGATGTGGGCCGACGCACCAGCCAACGCCTGCCGGTGCTCGTCGCCGCCGTGCTGGCGATGTCGTTCCTGCTGCTGATGCTGGTCTTCCGCTCGGTCGTCGTACCGCTCAAGGCGGTACTGCTGAACCTGCTGAGCATCGGCGCGGGCTACGGGGTCATGGTCGCGGTCTTCCAGTGGGGCTGGGGCGGTGCGCTCATCGGGCTGGAAGCGACGGTTCCGATCGTGTCGTTCATCCCGATGTTCCTCTTCGCCATCCTGTTCGGCCTGTCGATGGACTACGAGGTGTTCCTCCTCTCCCGCGTACGCGAGGAGTACCTGCGCACCGGCGACAACGCCACGGCGATCGTCGAGGGCATCTCGGGCACCGCCCGGATCATCACCTCGGCCGCCCTCATCATGGTGGCGGTCTTCCTGTCCTTCGCCGTCGCCGAGGACCCTTCCACCAAGATGTTCGGGCTCGGCCTGGCCACCGCGATCTTCATCGACGCCACTGTCGTACGCATGGTGCTGGTTCCGGCGACCATGACACTCCTCGGCCGGACCAACTGGTGGCTGCCGAGGTGGCTGGACCGGATGCTTCCCCGCGGCCCGGTCGGCACCGACGCGGAGGCGGACGCGGCATCCACTGGGTGA